The following coding sequences lie in one Arachis hypogaea cultivar Tifrunner chromosome 4, arahy.Tifrunner.gnm2.J5K5, whole genome shotgun sequence genomic window:
- the LOC112796593 gene encoding pentatricopeptide repeat-containing protein At2g34400 yields MQFCRRHLTIGTATNSVEFHLLELLKQCSSSSILQQVHAQMIVNHLHKPNHLLVKLIHLNNFPYALNLFSHITPHPNDYAFNIMIRALAATWHNYPFALQLYYRMRALSIKPNNFTFPFVFLSCANLTALCHGLLAHASAFRLGLCSDHHTCHSLITMYSRCGQSWSARKVFNEIPDKDLVSWNSMISGYVKAGLAREAVEVFGEMRREGFVPDEMSLVSVLGACGEIGDLELGRWVDGFVVDNGMEVNSYVGSALISMFGKCGDLESSRRIFDGMVRRDAITWNALISGYAQNGMADKAVSLFHCMKEEGIVPNKITLTTVLSACATIGALDLGRQIEEYASQRGFQHDIFVATALVDMYAKSGSLDSAQRVFNDMPRKNEVSWNAMIAALASHGKAKEALSLFQCMLDEGGGACPNDITFVALLSACVHAGLVDEGYRLFDMMSTLFGLVPKIEHYSCMVDLLARAGHLYEAWDLIEKMPEKPDKVTLGALHGACQRLKNVDIGERVMRLLLELDPSNSGNYIISSKIYANSKMLEDSARMRLLMRQKGVSKTPGCSWIEIENQLHEFHAGDGLHVSATDIYGIMDLLYEELKREGYVPKIVD; encoded by the exons ATGCAGTTTTGCCGCCGGCACCTTACTATCGGCACCGCCACAAACTCAGTGGAATTCCATCTCCTGGAGCTCCTGAAACaatgcagcagcagcagcatccTCCAACAAGTCCACGCCCAAATGATCGTCAACCACCTCCACAAACCCAACCACCTCCTCGTGAAGCTCATCCACCTCAACAACTTCCCCTATGCACTCAACCTCTTCTCTCACATCACTCCTCACCCCAACGACTATGCCTTCAACATCATGATTCGCGCTCTGGCTGCCACGTGGCACAACTACCCGTTTGCCCTCCAACTCTATTACCGTATGCGTGCTTTGTCCATTAAGCCTAACAACTTCACCTTCCCCTTCGTCTTCCTCTCATGTGCTAACTTAACGGCCCTCTGCCATGGCCTTTTGGCCCATGCCTCCGCCTTCAGGCTCGGCCTCTGCTCCGATCACCATACCTGTCACTCCTTGATTACGATGTACTCCAGGTGTGGGCAGTCTTGGTCTGCACGTAAGGTGTTTAATGAAATTCCTGATAAGGATTTGGTGTCGTGGAACTCGATGATCTCTGGCTACGTGAAGGCGGGTCTTGCGAGGGAGGCTGTGGAGGTGTTTGGGGAGATGAGGAGGGAGGGGTTCGTGCCGGACGAGATGAGCTTAGTGAGTGTGCTCGGGGCGTGCGGGGAGATTGGGGACTTGGAATTGGGGAGGTGGGTTGATGGGTTTGTTGTGGATAATGGGATGGAGGTGAATTCGTATGTTGGGTCTGCTTTGATTAGTATGTTTGGGAAGTGTGGGGATTTGGAATCTTCTCGGAGGATCTTTGATGGAATGGTTAGAAGAGATGCTATCACTTGGAATGCTCTGATATCTGG ATATGCTCAAAATGGAATGGCAGATAAAGCAGTTTCTTTATTTCATTGCATGAAGGAAGAGGGAATTGTTCCAAATAAAATTACCTTGACTACCGTGCTGTCTGCGTGCGCCACGATTGGGGCTTTGGATTTGGGGAGACAGATTGAAGAGTATGCATCACAAAGAGGATTTCAACATGATATCTTTGTGGCTACTGCATTGGTTGACATGTATGCTAAAAGTGGGAGTTTAGACAGTGCACAGAGAGTTTTCAATGACATGCCACGGAAAAATGAAGTTTCTTGGAATGCAATGATCGCTGCGCTTGCTTCTCACGGCAAAGCAAAGGAAGCACTGTCACTATTTCAGTGCATGTTGGATGAGGGTGGTGGTGCTTGTCCCAATGATATAACATTTGTAGCATTGCTCTCTGCTTGTGTGCATGCAGGCCTGGTTGATGAAGGCTATAGATTGTTTGATATGATGAGCACATTGTTCGGATTAGTGCCAAAAATTGAGCACTACTCTTGCATGGTTGATCTTTTGGCGCGCGCTGGTCatctgtatgaagcttgggatcTCATTGAGAAAATGCCTGAAAAGCCAGATAAGGTCACATTAGGAGCTTTACATGGTGCGTGTCAAAGGCTGAAAAATGTAGATATAGGTGAACGGGTTATGCGGCTGCTTCTGGAGTTGGATCCTTCAAATTCCGGGAACTATATCATCTCATCAAAAATATATGCAAATTCAAAAATGTTGGAAGATTCAGCAAGGATGAGATTGTTGATGAGACAAAAGGGTGTGAGTAAAACACCTGGTTGTAGCTGGATTGAAATTGAGAATCAATTGCACGAGTTTCATGCTGGTGATGGTCTGCACGTAAGTGCTACGGATATATATGGCATAATGGATTTGCTGTATGAGGAGCTCAAAAGGGAAGGGTATGTCCCTAAAATTGTTGATTAG
- the LOC112794778 gene encoding pentatricopeptide repeat-containing protein At2g17033-like translates to MDRPCEVKDLVEDLRGNGGGIDPLAFELKSIMYGYGRLGLFHDLQRVVDQMKRGGFEIDTVCTNMVLSTFSTHGEHMEIVSWLKKMRSSGISFSVRTYNSISNSCPIITRMMAGLNELPLLIEELNVRLEGGEAIVVKELLDSCVILEEVMVWDSSEAKLDLHGCHLGSSYLIMLLWLKEMRRRRRKVEKKKESDF, encoded by the coding sequence ATGGATAGGCCTTGTGAAGTCAAGGATTTGGTTGAGGATTTGAGAGGCAACGGTGGAGGAATTGACCCTTTAGCTTTTGAGTTGAAGTCCATTATGTATGGTTATGGGAGGTTGGGGTTGTTCCATGATTTGCAGAGAGTTGTGGATCAAATGAAGAGAGGTGGCTTTGAGATTGACACTGTTTGCACCAATATGGTTCTTTCAACTTTTAGCACTCATGGTGAGCACATGGAAATAGTTTCCTGGCTTAAGAAGATGAGAAGCTCAGGCATCTCATTCTCAGTTAGAACCTACaattctatatcaaactcttgtccGATAATCACGAGAATGATGGCGGGACTGAATGAGTTGCCACTGTTGATTGAGGAGTTGAATGTTAGATTGGAAGGAGGGGAGGCTATAGTAGTTAAGGAGTTACTAGATTCCTGTGTGATTTTGGAGGAGGTAATGGTGTGGGATTCATCAGAGGCTAAATTGGATTTGCATGGATGTCATTTAGGTTCATCCTATTTGATTATGCTGCTTTGGTTGAAGGAGATGCGGCGGAGAAGAAGGaaagtagagaagaagaaagagagtgacTTCTAA